A window of Candidatus Omnitrophota bacterium contains these coding sequences:
- the secY gene encoding preprotein translocase subunit SecY, translating to MSNAFLNIFKIPDLKKKMLITLGLIAVYRVGAFIPTPGIDGAKLMMFFQRIAETTGGTLFGLMNVFSGGAMDRATIFALGIMPYISASIILQLLTAVIPYLERLAKEGEAGRRKITQYTRYGTVVLSVIQSYFIALWLENPAHFQGEVIVPYGGLAFRLITIITLTSGTAFIMWLGEQIQEFGIGNGISLIITAGIISRLPMALGQLYLLSSPFSPDKRQIEPITLILMAVMFVGVIAGVILITQGQRKIPIQYAKRIVGRKIYGGQSTYIPLRVNQGGVIPIIFAQSIILFPATIASVVANPIVQKVAGALTERGWGYNIVYSLLIIFFAYFYAAITFNPIDVAENMKRYGGFVPGIRPGKATAEFLDYVMTRITLPGSIFLAIIAIIPTLISHGLGIPFLVASFFGGTSLLIVVGVMLDTVQQIEAHLLTRHYEGFMKSGRIRGRR from the coding sequence ATGTCCAACGCTTTTCTAAATATATTTAAGATACCGGACCTGAAGAAAAAGATGCTCATCACTTTAGGTCTTATCGCTGTTTACAGGGTCGGCGCCTTTATACCCACGCCCGGCATAGACGGTGCGAAATTGATGATGTTCTTTCAAAGAATAGCCGAGACAACAGGCGGCACGCTATTCGGCCTTATGAATGTGTTTTCGGGCGGTGCCATGGACAGGGCAACTATATTTGCCCTTGGTATCATGCCGTATATATCGGCCTCGATTATATTGCAGCTTTTGACAGCCGTAATACCCTATCTTGAGCGTTTGGCGAAGGAGGGCGAGGCAGGCCGAAGAAAGATAACACAATATACGCGGTACGGTACGGTGGTGCTATCTGTTATACAGTCTTATTTTATTGCTTTATGGCTCGAAAACCCTGCGCATTTTCAGGGCGAGGTAATAGTGCCTTACGGCGGATTGGCGTTTCGCCTTATAACGATTATAACGCTTACAAGCGGCACTGCCTTCATAATGTGGCTTGGCGAACAGATCCAGGAGTTTGGTATCGGCAACGGCATTTCTCTTATAATCACAGCCGGTATTATTTCGCGCTTACCTATGGCGCTCGGGCAGTTATACCTCTTATCGTCGCCTTTTTCGCCGGATAAGAGGCAGATAGAGCCCATAACATTGATACTTATGGCAGTAATGTTTGTGGGGGTTATTGCCGGAGTAATACTTATAACGCAAGGCCAGCGTAAGATACCCATACAATACGCAAAACGCATAGTCGGCCGTAAAATATACGGTGGCCAAAGTACTTATATACCTCTCCGGGTCAACCAGGGAGGAGTCATACCAATAATATTTGCGCAGAGCATAATATTATTCCCGGCCACTATAGCCAGCGTTGTGGCAAATCCGATTGTCCAAAAGGTTGCGGGCGCGCTTACGGAACGCGGATGGGGATATAATATCGTATATTCGCTGCTTATCATATTTTTCGCTTATTTCTATGCGGCAATCACCTTTAACCCCATAGATGTCGCCGAAAACATGAAGCGATACGGCGGATTTGTCCCGGGCATAAGACCCGGGAAAGCTACGGCAGAATTTTTGGATTACGTCATGACTAGAATAACGCTCCCCGGTTCCATTTTTCTAGCTATAATAGCTATAATACCTACTTTGATAAGCCACGGACTCGGCATTCCGTTTCTTGTCGCCAGCTTTTTCGGA